In Nocardia asteroides, the following proteins share a genomic window:
- a CDS encoding family 1 glycosylhydrolase, with amino-acid sequence MRRILCTILSVAALVASGGTVAGAAPADGGGSSSGAPAPRTVPALGRDFLWGVSMSGFQSEGSAPDSNWSRYANSGKARHRYGESVDFYHRYAEDIDLAAGLGVGVYRLSIEWARVQPRAGVWSDADFGFYDAVLAKIRAAGMRPMLTLDHWVVPGWALDRGGWKNQAMVADWLANMQRVVDRYAAFDPLWVTINEPMGYVAQSLKIGDIGALDIQPMFDRLVQAHSAIYDYIHQRQPGARVTSNVAQYPIVQNLTDLLFVDRVRAKLDYLGIDFYYGTSLQHPPTTALLGDELWKNAIEPEGIYYTLRVYAERFPRLPIYVVENGLPTENGAPRADGYTRADHLRDTVYWIQRARLDGIDVIGYNYWSLTDNYEWGSYAPRFGLYTVDVAYDPGLTRRPTDAVAAYRAITAADGVPPDYRPTRDPALCSVVTPLDSCLRPVSVP; translated from the coding sequence ATGAGACGCATTCTGTGCACGATTCTGTCGGTGGCGGCCCTGGTCGCGAGCGGCGGCACCGTGGCGGGGGCCGCGCCGGCGGATGGCGGTGGGTCGAGTTCCGGCGCACCCGCGCCCCGGACGGTGCCCGCGCTCGGCCGCGACTTCCTCTGGGGCGTGTCGATGTCGGGCTTCCAGTCCGAAGGCTCCGCGCCGGACAGCAATTGGAGCCGATACGCCAATTCCGGCAAGGCCAGGCACCGATACGGCGAATCGGTCGACTTCTACCACCGCTACGCCGAGGACATCGATCTGGCCGCGGGGCTGGGCGTGGGGGTCTACCGGCTGAGCATCGAATGGGCGCGGGTGCAGCCCCGGGCCGGGGTGTGGTCCGACGCCGACTTCGGCTTCTACGACGCCGTGCTCGCCAAGATCCGCGCCGCGGGCATGCGGCCGATGCTCACCCTGGACCACTGGGTCGTCCCGGGCTGGGCGCTGGACCGGGGCGGCTGGAAGAACCAGGCCATGGTGGCGGACTGGCTGGCCAATATGCAGCGCGTGGTCGACCGGTACGCGGCGTTCGATCCGCTGTGGGTGACGATCAACGAACCGATGGGGTATGTCGCGCAGTCGCTGAAGATCGGTGACATCGGGGCGCTCGACATCCAGCCGATGTTCGACCGGCTGGTGCAGGCGCACAGCGCGATCTACGACTACATCCATCAGCGCCAGCCGGGCGCGCGCGTCACCAGCAATGTGGCGCAGTACCCGATCGTGCAGAACCTGACGGACCTGCTGTTCGTCGACCGGGTGCGCGCCAAACTCGACTACCTCGGCATCGACTTCTACTACGGCACCTCGCTGCAGCATCCGCCGACCACCGCGCTGCTGGGCGACGAGCTGTGGAAGAACGCGATCGAGCCGGAGGGCATCTACTACACCCTGCGCGTGTACGCCGAACGCTTCCCGCGGCTGCCGATCTATGTGGTGGAGAACGGCCTGCCGACCGAGAACGGCGCGCCGCGCGCCGACGGCTACACCCGCGCCGACCACCTGCGTGACACGGTGTACTGGATCCAGCGCGCGCGGCTCGACGGCATCGACGTGATCGGCTACAACTACTGGAGCCTCACCGACAACTACGAATGGGGCAGCTACGCACCGCGTTTCGGCCTCTATACGGTGGATGTGGCCTACGACCCCGGCCTGACCCGCCGTCCCACCGACGCGGTGGCCGCCTACCGCGCCATCACCGCGGCCGACGGTGTCCCGCCGGACTACCGCCCCACCCGCGACCCCGCGCTCTGCTCCGTCGTCACCCCGCTGGACAGCTGCCTGCGCCCGGTCTCGGTGCCCTGA
- the galK gene encoding galactokinase, whose product MHRWFAPGRVNLIGEHTDYNDGFVLPIALSLGVVCAAAARDDGSVRLRSAQRPGEVVEVGVEELAAQRDRLPAWSRYPLGVVCEFVRRGLPVTGVVLAVDGTVPIGAGLSSSAALCCAVTVALRDLFAPGLPDRALVDIAHAAENRFAGVPTGVLDQTASILCTAGHALFLDVRAYTAPGGPKPVSTEQIPFDLDAAGLALLVADTGHPHDLADGGYAERRAQCEAAAAALGVPALRDASEADLPRLADPLLRRRATHVIGENARVRAVADRLRAGADPRVVGPLLTASHRSLREDFAVSAPALDLAVDAALAAGAHGARLVGGGFGGSVLALVDRTATDRVTAEIERRFAGAGFAPPRVFLAEPAAGARKVD is encoded by the coding sequence ATGCACAGGTGGTTCGCGCCGGGCCGGGTGAATCTGATCGGCGAGCACACCGACTACAACGACGGGTTCGTGCTGCCGATCGCGCTGTCGCTCGGCGTCGTCTGCGCGGCCGCGGCGCGCGACGACGGCAGCGTCCGGCTCCGCTCGGCGCAGCGGCCGGGAGAGGTCGTCGAGGTCGGCGTCGAAGAGCTTGCGGCGCAACGCGATCGACTGCCGGCGTGGTCGCGGTATCCGCTCGGTGTCGTCTGCGAGTTCGTCCGCCGCGGGCTCCCGGTCACCGGTGTGGTGCTCGCGGTCGACGGGACGGTCCCGATCGGCGCCGGGCTGTCGTCCTCGGCCGCGCTGTGCTGCGCGGTGACGGTGGCGCTGCGTGATCTGTTCGCCCCCGGCCTGCCCGATCGCGCGCTGGTCGACATCGCCCACGCCGCGGAGAACCGGTTCGCCGGGGTGCCGACCGGTGTGCTCGACCAGACGGCATCGATCCTGTGCACCGCCGGGCACGCGCTGTTCCTCGACGTGCGCGCCTACACCGCGCCGGGCGGACCGAAACCGGTTTCGACGGAACAGATTCCGTTCGACCTCGACGCCGCGGGTCTGGCGCTGCTCGTCGCCGACACCGGCCACCCCCACGACCTCGCCGACGGCGGCTACGCCGAGCGCCGCGCCCAGTGCGAGGCGGCCGCCGCGGCCCTGGGCGTGCCCGCGCTGCGCGACGCGAGCGAGGCCGACCTGCCTCGCCTGGCCGATCCGCTGCTGCGCCGCCGCGCGACCCATGTGATCGGGGAGAACGCCCGGGTGCGTGCGGTGGCCGACCGATTGCGCGCCGGCGCCGACCCGCGTGTCGTCGGCCCGCTGCTCACCGCCTCGCACCGATCCCTGCGCGAGGACTTCGCGGTGTCGGCGCCGGCGCTCGATCTCGCGGTCGACGCCGCCCTGGCCGCGGGCGCGCACGGGGCGCGGCTGGTCGGCGGCGGCTTCGGCGGCAGTGTGCTCGCCCTGGTCGACCGCACCGCCACCGACCGCGTCACGGCGGAGATCGAACGACGGTTCGCCGGAGCCGGATTCGCCCCGCCCCGCGTGTTCCTCGCCGAACCGGCCGCCGGAGCGCGGAAAGTGGACTGA